AAACCTCAGGTTTACGTCAAGGTAACCCCGACGCTCTCGCTTCTGGAACTCAGCTGTGGGTGGTAGGCAGGGTGGCATCATTTCAGATTCACCCCCTGGAAGCCTTCCAGGTCCCATCCTGACATTTCCCCACTCCACCCATACCCTCCAAAGGCCCCATCGAAGCCCCATCGTTCCTTCTGAAGATTACTGCAACAGCCCGGGCTCTTCTGTCAAAACCACACTCTACAAGATCCTGCTCAAAGTCTCCCTTGGTTCCAGTTGCTCAAGTGATTTATTCAACCCATACATCCTGAGCACTTATTCGGTATGAGGCACTGTTCTTGATGCCAGAGCACACAGCCGGAAACAGAACAGACAAACTTCTGCCCTTAAGGAAGTTACACTCCATAGGAAAAGGGATGGTAAACgagaaaaactgtattttagaaGGTAATGGttttatggagaaaaagagactagtaaacagaaatgagaaatgctAGGGAGCAGGGTTGCAATTCTAAATAGAAGGGCCTGAGAAGGCCTTGCTGAATTGAGTTCTGAGCAAAGACTGGAAGGAGAGAGTGTGCCCAGGTTGGGGAAGAGCATTCTGTATAGAGGGAATGGCcagtgcaaaggctctgaagCAGAAGTGTGATTAATGtgcttgaagaaaagaaaatggctgggatggggaggggacagcCCTAGGAGACAAAGCTGGTAGGGGAGCAGATCATGTGGGGCCTTGTGAAGCAACGTAAGAATGCAGAACTCAGGCTTTCACCGAGTCCGATGGGAGCCACTAAGGATTTGGGGTAGAGGAGAGTCAGGTCTGACTTAGGATTTTACAGGTCACTTTGGCTGTAGTGGTGAGAAAAAGATTACAGGGGTGGAGATAGGGGGCCAGTTAGGAGGCATCTgcaataatccaggcaagagGTGATGAAGCTCAGACCAAGGCGGCAGCCACAGAAGTGGTCCTTAGATTGGCCACCTAAGCTCGAGAGTCCTTGCACTCATCAGTAATGTGCCAAGACAGGCAGTGGGAGGACGGCTGGAATGGAGGGGTGGCCCCTGGCATCAGATGTTCCTGCTCCACACCAGCATCCCTGGTGCTCAGCCAAGTCCCACTTTCCTGCCTCCACactttgctcatgctgtttcctCCTTGGAATTCACAGACTTTTAACAAATACTCAAACACCTTTTATGTACCTGGCCCTGGGGATTCAAAGACACACTGGGAGCTCACCAAGTCCTGTCACATGTCAATATCCCACCATTTTGCCCACAGCTGCTCCCCTTCAAGTCCATACATCTTGTCAAGTGGCACCATGTCCCCCAACATGCTCTGTTAGAAACTGGGCTCCAGTCTCGCTGACTCCCTCTTCCTTCACCCTCACAGCCACCAATGCTCTCTCCTCAGCGCATCTTCCACTCACACCATTCTCTTCTTATCTCTGCACCATCACCACTGCCCAGGCCACAGCACCTCCTACTTGAATAGAGTAAGTGACAACAGGGCTCTGGAGACACACTGCCTGGTTTCTACCTGTACCATCTGCTCgcttctgtatctgtaaaatgagggtaatgatAGTACCGACCTCCCAGGGTTGCTGCGAGGAATTAAATGAACGAACATTTGTATGAGGCTTAGAACAGTACCAGGCACAAggagtattaattttattaaatgctctGTCTCTGACCCTTGTTCACTATATGTCCCCTTTACCAGGcttctttcaaattttcaaaagcaataaaatttctGACTCCGCATATGCCGTTCTCTCTAGAGTACTCTTTCCCTAGCTCACTCTTATACTTCCTTCAGGTCTGGGCTTAAGTGTtgcttcctcagagaagcctaatttggctttttattttaggTCCCTCTAAGAACATCACAGTTTTACTGCATAGACCTCATTACACTTCGCAACTATACGCTGATTTCAACTCTTTGATGATTCTCTTCCCACTAGGACTGTAGACCTTGAAGGCCGGGACGATGTGATTCGTTCACCTCCGTGTTCCCAGGGCGCTGCTCCGTGCCCGTCGCACAGTAGGTATTCTAGAAATGCCTGGCGAATGTTTCAAACCCTGACTCAAGcgctgcctcctccagggcacTGCCCTCAACCCCCGGAGCAGCAAGCACATCCAGCCCCTTCCCGAGCTCACCTAGGGCCGACTTGGGCACCTTTCCCTTGGCCGAGTTCCTTAGTTTCTGGCCCTGGGTCGCCTTCGCCTTCCGGGTCCGCTTCATTGGAGCCGCGCTGGGCTTGGTCTGGCTTGGCGCAACCCCGGGGGCTgtaggggaaaagagagaggatcGGACCAGGTTGGAGGGCTATCAGGGTTCCCATCTCACCAAGGCTAAGCCAGGCCTGGATCGTTCCGCACCCTCCTGACTCCTGTCCCCGGCCCTGCCACCTTCCCTCCAGGGTTGGACGTCCCTGGGCAGGGCCTCCTTACCCTCGGGCATCCCCAGCAGCTCCAAACCCCGCCGGAGCAAGGCCGCCGACATTGCTGCGTTTAGCCCCGCCCACGCGCCTCAACTACTTCCGCCTTGGCCGCCCTTGTTGTCTCGGCGGAAACCCGAGCGAAAATGAAAGGTTCCGCCGTCGGCGGGCGGAAGTGCCCACGTTCCTTAGAACGCCTGTGTTAGGTTTACcactgggaggaaagggggcgGGATGTGGAGGCGGGGCCAACGCGCCGAAGGTCGCATTTGTCGTCCAATCACAAGCCAACCAACCAACCCTTTGCGAGCCAAGCCCTCGCCTTCTCCCGGAAGCCGTCCACCACTAGTCCAGCTTCGTAGGTCAAGCCTCTAGGGTCTGGCCGCTCGGTGGTGGGCGAGGCCGGGGGCACGGTGGAGTGTCAGTAGTCTCAATTTTTACGAAAAAGGAGaatgtattttttgaagtatttttttcatgttcttcaaTCAGAGCAACGTATCGCACAGATCGAGTTTGACATGAAAACCCAGCTGTCTTCCatgaagccagacattaaagatacttgcaaaaatgcaaaacagtatCAGTGTTGTCCCActagtctgttttgttttggaaaatacaactattttcattaaaatatgtcaCTAATGTTAATATGTGAgcttcttattattatttaaaatggattaataaatatttttaaacattctctgTTTTAGTTTCTAACGGTAACTGTCGTTAGATATTTACACAGACAGAAGTTCTTTGGGATCCTGAATTTTCTAAGAGTAAAGAGGTTCTTAGAACGAATAGTTTGAGAACTTCTGATCTGGATATTAGTACCCTGGTACAGAGGAatgctgtcttgttcactgccCCATCTGCAGCTCCTAGCCTGGTACCTGGCATGCggaaggcactcaataaatgagtGGTGAATGATGAGGAACTACTGAATTCTCCAGGCAAACATGTTCTAAGGTCCTTCTGTATATCTGACACTGTAAAGTGTAGAATATGGAGATGACTCACTTGGTCCTTTGTGAATGAACCTCACTAATCTTCATCAGCTAGTCCAGGAGGGAGATAAACACCTAAACAGacattaataataacaaacacAATGTCAAAGTGCTGTTTTAAAGGTTTACATTTGTTAACAGACATATCACTCCCTGCCCCTGACTCTGACGTATGAACTTCCCgatttacggatgaggaaacggGGACACAGAGAGACCAAGGAGCCTGTCCAGGTACACAGGTGGTGTCAGAGCTGGGAATAGAGGCAGACAGCCCTGCCTGAGCATCCATGTACTGCTCTCCTGTGCCAGCCACCCAGGAGAGTACTGCTGAGGCCCTGAGTAGGGCCTGTCAAGCCATGGAGGTCAGGAGGCCCCTGTAGGAGAAGAGCAGCTGGGCCAAGGTGGGAAGAAAGTGTCCCAGGCAAGAGGACTCCATAGTGAGGGCAGATCCCTTGGGGACAAGAGTGACCCCAGAGGAGCAAGGGGGACAGGATAGTTTCTCTGGCGGCAGTCTCCATGGAATTGCCCTGAGGGCTGTGTGgtgcctggagcccagagaagtCAGCTCTTTTTCCTTGCTTCTGAAATGGCCAGattgctttcttatttcttttattcgatttctttttattataatcgtttattttttattgactatTCCCTACCCACTCCCCCCTGTAAACTCTACAAAGGCAGGGATCGTTGCTTTGTTCCCTGTTACATCTCTAGCGCCTCCAACAGTACTTGGCATATAGTAAGGACTCTGTAAATGCACGAATCAGACggatgaaggcagagatgtcCAGGTGGTCGTGGGATGTGTGAGTCTGCCCCTCAGGAGGGCAAAGGACCAAGCTCGACCATACCCCCTTTCTGTGAATCTGGGATGTATTCCAATATCCTAGCTAAGCAGGGGGATTCCGGCTTCGTTTTCAGCTCTCCGGACGCTGGTAGGGCCAGATGGCCACTAGGTGGCGCCGCAGGACAGCTTTCTCGCAGGGCGCGGCTCAACCATCCCGGTCCACCGCAGTCTAGTTGGGGGTCCGGGTAGGAGTGTGGGATCAAGATGTCCTTCGGCGTCAGCCGGCTCTTGGTGGCCAACATTGCTCTGGCTCTGgcttcctgctgcccctgccccgcAGCCTTCCGGGCTAGACAGTCTTCCTGGGCTTGACCTGGAGGAGTGTGTGAAGTTGAGGCAGAGTCACCAGGCTGGGCAtccgggtggggaggggaggaggccctCTTCCGGAAAAGTGTGCAAAGGACAGCTGGTCACTCACTGTTAGGAGGCTGTGCGACCCTCGGCAACCCCTTAACAGACagtgcctcaatttccccatctgttaaaTGGGCTTAGTTCCCTAATAAAGAGTGTATGAGGAGCCAGTAAGTTAATACCGGTAAGGAACTGGGTAGGTCAGCACCCAGCAACTGTTCATGGCCGATATTACAGACATGTCCACTCCACTCTGAGCAAGAGCAAGAATGAGGTGCTCACATTTGGACACCTAAGAAATGTCAGGCCTCCCCTGGACTCCTGATGGGACAGGCTCAGGGATGGcagctccctcctgctctgtccctgtctctgggGCGAGGCTGGGGTTATAAAGTCTCACAAGCGGGTTTCTGTCCTGGTTGCCTGACGTCTAGGTGAGCTGTTTACtgatctcagcctgtttcctcatctgcaggtGGAAGTGCTGGGCTCCCGCACTCCCCTCGGTGCCCCTCAGTGCCCCTCAGTGCCTGCTCAGCCACACAGAAGCAGCATCACGGTGAGGTTAACTCCTCCCTATCTCTGTTGCCCGCGTGCCCCATCCATGTCTCTTTCTTGGCCTTTCTGGAACCAGATTAACCTCACCaggccttgggggtgggggtggggagggctgaggctcagagggaagtGGGGTCTTCTGCAAGGTCACATGGCACTTCAAGAGCAGAGTGAGGACTAGAACCTGGGTCTCTGAGTCCTGAGCAAGAGTGTGGTGAGTGTGAGTGAGCGTGAGTGTGTGCATGGCCTTTCTGAATTGTGTGTTGGAGGGGGCATCTGGGGTCTtgtaacttgctttttcttttctctccccatctTTCTGTGGCTCTTAATCTTATCCTTATCTCTGACTGTTGTCTCTCCGtgtctctgccttctctctcctctctctgtctctgagtcctctctctttctcttcctcaatcAACACCCCTGTCTCCCTCGCCACCACCCAAAGCTCCTGGCTTCTCTCCACCTTCAAACTGAAAATCTAGATGGAATTTCCAATTGCCTCTTCCCACTGGCAATTGCGAGTCTCTTTATGTCCAATGTCTCTCTTCCCTCCGCCGCCTGGCCCTGCATTACTGCTGAGGTCTCTCTTGCTTGCCCTCCTCCAACTCCTGCCATCGGCGGCTTTGAAGTGCGTTCACAAGAGCGCTCAAGAGAAAATCCATTTCTGCACTGTCTGGTTCTAAATGGATGGGGAGTGGGCTCCTTTAGGCCTCTGGTCTCATCTCCTCCTCTCTCAGGCTCCCTGGagctttcttttctaaaaggtGATGCTCGTGTCTCCATCTTATTTCCTCCTGACCAGGCTGTCGCCAGGCAAtcactcctcatttcctcctgggtggggaagggggccgtggagcagagggaggtgttgggggatgggtggggtggaggggtggtggtgggaagggaaaatAGCCCAGGGGACTGGGGCTGACACAGATGCTCTGGGCTCCAAAGCCTAGGCTCACACAGCTGTGTGCCCAAAAACAAGCCACCTTCTTTCTCTGgacctgtttcctcctctgtgaattgGGCTTTGAGAAATATTGTCTCGCCCTCCTCCCAGGACTGAGATTGGTGGAGGCTCAGAGCTCCTGGCTCCTGGGTCCTGAGGTCTGGAGGAAGCACAGGTTCTGGAGCCAGGCTGTATAGGTTCCAATTCTGGCTTTTTtattcactagctgtgtgaccttgggcaagttgcgtaacctctctgtgccttggtttcctcatcagcaaGTTGATTATAATAATGGTCCCTACCTCGtagggtggctgtgaggattgAGTGTGAAGTGCTTGGAATAGCACGCTGGGCACAGGATAAGCGCTGTGTGTTTGCAAATAAATGATTGCCATGTGGGCCAGCCGTGTGCTCTTGGGACCTGTGCCTGCATCTGTGCGCGTAAGCTTGCATGTGTATGTAGCTGCTGGGACCCCCGCTCTTGTGATCAGCACACAGGGAGAGTAACGCTCAAGAGCCTGGAGCCAGCAGATCTGTGTTCAAATGCAGCCTTTGCCACTTACCAGTGCAGGGACCTGGGGAGGTTATATGGCCTCTCTAAGCTTTGTAAGGGGATTCGTGGGGGCTGGCGGTG
This sequence is a window from Camelus ferus isolate YT-003-E chromosome 12, BCGSAC_Cfer_1.0, whole genome shotgun sequence. Protein-coding genes within it:
- the RPS19BP1 gene encoding active regulator of SIRT1, whose translation is MSAALLRRGLELLGMPEAPGVAPSQTKPSAAPMKRTRKAKATQGQKLRNSAKGKVPKSALAEFQKRERRGYLDVNLRFMTSARSTVAESVTQQIVRQNRGRKACDRPVTKTKKKKKKAEGTVFTEEDFQKFQQEYFGS